CACCAGCGCCTGATCGAAGCCCGCCTGACCCAGCGCGAATAAGGCCACCGGCAAGCCGAAATTGCCGTTGTTCCCGATGGAAACGCAGGCCATCACCGCCCGGCGGGTGGGACCGGGTTGCCGGTAACCCGCCAGGTAGCCCAGCAGCACGCCCGCCCCTGACAGCACGAAGTAGGCCAGCACCAGTGTCGCCAGTTCACGCGGTTTGGCCTCGGTGTGCAGCAGCGTGTTGAGCGCCAGCGTGGGCGTCAGCAGATACAGGTTGAGGCGGTTGATGGTGGTGGAGTCCAGCGACAGTCGGTTGCCGACCAGCGCCCCCAGACCCAGAATCAGCAGCACCGGCAGCACCACCGTGAGAAGGGCACTCAGCATGGCCTAGAGCATAGGACGGCGTGGCGCGTGACGCAGTGGCGCTGGGTTACCCTCAGCGCATGTCTCCCCTGCCCTATCCGGCCTTCAAGCCCTGCCCCTGCGGCTCCAGAAAAAAGTACGCCGGGTGCTGCGCTCCGTGCCTGAGCGGCGAAACGCCCGCCGAGACACCCGAAGCTTTGATGCGCTCGCGCTATGCGGCCTACGTGCTGCAAGACGCTGCCTATCTCCTCGCCACCTGGCACCCCTGCACCCGCCCTGCCGAGCTGCGCCTGGGGCACACCGGGTGGCTGGGCCTCACCGTGCGCCGCACCGAGGGCGACACCGTCAGCTTCACCGCCCGCTATCAGGAGGGCGGCCAGCGTCAGTCACTCCGGGAGCGCAGCACCTTCGTGCAGGAGGGTGGGCGCTGGCTCTATCTGGACGGAGTGGAAGGCTAGTGTTGTCCCTGCGGTAGTACGCAGGCGGACACAGCCTTTCTTTTAAGCTGCCGACATGTGGAACCCGCAGCAGTACCTTCAGTTTCAGACCGAGCGTGACCGGCCCTTTTTCGATCTGCTGGCGCAGGTGGAAGGTGAGCCGCAGGTGGTGGCCGACCTCGGCTGCGGCACCGGGCACCTCACCGCCGCACTCTCACAGCGCTGGCCGGAAGCAGAAGTGGTAGGCATAGACAGCAGCGCCGAGATGCTTGAGCGGGCGCGTCAGCACACCTCGGCCAGGCTGAGCTTCCAGCAGGGCAATCTTCAAAGCTGGCGACCCGAGCGCGCGCCGGGTCTGCTGATCAGCAACGCGGCGCTGCAATGGGTGGCCGGTCACGCCGCGCTGATCCCCCGCCTGGCCGGACTGGTCGCTTCCGGCGGCACTTTCGCCTTTCAGGTGCCGGGCAACTTCACCGCGCCGAGCCATACGCTGCTGGCCGAGGTGCTGTCACGTCCAAGGTGGTCAACCGCCCTGAGCGAGGGCCGCGATAAGGCGGCGCTGGGCAGCTTCGGCCCCGCCGAATACACCGACCTGCTCGCGCCGCTGGGCTTTACCGTCAACGCCTGGGAAACCACCTACCTGCACCTGCTGCCCAACCCGCCGCAGGGCGGCAGCGCGGTACTGGAATGGGTCAAGGGCACGGCGCTCAGGCCGGTGCTGGCGCAACTCAGCGCGCCCGATGCCGCCGACTTTCTGGCCGAGTACGGCGCAGAACTTATCAGGGCGTATCCGGCCCGCAGCTACGGCACGCCCTTGGAGTTCCGGCGAATTTTCGTGGTCGCCCACCGGCGCTAAACCAACA
This portion of the Deinococcus rubellus genome encodes:
- a CDS encoding YchJ family protein, with the protein product MSPLPYPAFKPCPCGSRKKYAGCCAPCLSGETPAETPEALMRSRYAAYVLQDAAYLLATWHPCTRPAELRLGHTGWLGLTVRRTEGDTVSFTARYQEGGQRQSLRERSTFVQEGGRWLYLDGVEG
- a CDS encoding methyltransferase domain-containing protein, translating into MWNPQQYLQFQTERDRPFFDLLAQVEGEPQVVADLGCGTGHLTAALSQRWPEAEVVGIDSSAEMLERARQHTSARLSFQQGNLQSWRPERAPGLLISNAALQWVAGHAALIPRLAGLVASGGTFAFQVPGNFTAPSHTLLAEVLSRPRWSTALSEGRDKAALGSFGPAEYTDLLAPLGFTVNAWETTYLHLLPNPPQGGSAVLEWVKGTALRPVLAQLSAPDAADFLAEYGAELIRAYPARSYGTPLEFRRIFVVAHRR